One window from the genome of Pseudomonadota bacterium encodes:
- a CDS encoding ABC transporter ATP-binding protein codes for MIKVEKLNFEYFGKRVLHDVSMDIKEGAVTAMVGPNGAGKTTLMRCIVGLETPVSGTVTVAGFDVSEQPRAVHQQIGYLSDFFGLYDKLTVRQNLTYMAWCQNLPGDDVDFRVNEVADMVGMTGRMDERAGTLSRGYRQRLGIGMTLLHNPRILLLDEPASGMDPESRIGFSKLILNLRNAGHTIVVSSHILAELEDYCTDMLVIRNGRIAEHVYLSDHEKKEELSLMIAVSGLTDAHLQILSEDAALTGVERGEGDIVFCRTLADEKEQHLLLKRLLRKKLPVYRFTAQKRSLQKAYMDLAEEKGKGGF; via the coding sequence ATGATTAAAGTTGAAAAACTGAATTTCGAATATTTCGGCAAACGCGTCCTGCATGATGTCAGCATGGATATCAAGGAAGGCGCGGTCACCGCCATGGTCGGTCCGAACGGTGCCGGAAAAACCACTTTAATGCGCTGTATCGTCGGGCTGGAAACACCTGTGTCCGGCACCGTGACGGTGGCCGGGTTTGATGTGTCCGAACAGCCGCGCGCCGTGCATCAGCAGATCGGCTATCTGTCAGATTTTTTCGGTCTGTATGATAAGCTGACGGTCAGACAGAATTTGACCTATATGGCATGGTGTCAAAATCTGCCCGGTGATGATGTTGATTTCCGCGTCAATGAAGTTGCCGATATGGTCGGTATGACGGGACGCATGGACGAGCGTGCGGGAACATTATCGCGCGGATACCGCCAGCGTTTGGGGATCGGTATGACCCTGCTGCATAATCCGCGCATTCTGCTGCTGGACGAGCCGGCATCGGGCATGGATCCGGAATCGCGTATCGGATTTTCAAAGCTGATTTTAAATCTTAGAAATGCCGGACATACTATTGTTGTTTCATCCCATATTCTGGCAGAGCTTGAAGATTACTGCACGGATATGCTTGTTATTCGGAACGGACGCATTGCGGAACATGTCTATTTGTCTGACCATGAAAAGAAGGAAGAGCTGAGTCTGATGATTGCCGTCTCCGGCTTGACGGATGCGCATTTGCAAATACTGTCCGAAGATGCGGCTTTGACCGGCGTTGAGAGAGGCGAAGGAGATATTGTTTTTTGCCGCACGCTGGCGGATGAAAAGGAACAGCATCTTTTACTGAAAAGGCTGCTGCGCAAAAAGCTTCCCGTTTACCGTTTTACCGCACAAAAAAGATCGCTGCAAAAAGCCTATATGGATCTTGCGGAAGAGAAAGGCAAGGGAGGATTTTGA
- the rpsD gene encoding 30S ribosomal protein S4 yields the protein MSEKRPHSKYKIDRRLGCNLWGRPKSPFNKREYGPGQHGQRRKKPTDYGTQLFAKQKLKGYYGNIGEKRFRRYYDEAGRRKGDTSANLIELLERRLDAVVYRMKFVPTVFAARQFVNHCHVLVNGKRVNIPSYSVNDGDVIEVREKSRQIPMVLQGIDSPERDVPEYLEVDHKAMKGKFLRAPSLDEVPYPVRMEPNLVIEFYSR from the coding sequence ATGAGTGAAAAACGCCCGCATTCCAAATACAAGATTGACCGCCGTCTGGGCTGCAATCTTTGGGGTCGTCCGAAAAGCCCGTTTAACAAACGCGAATACGGTCCCGGCCAACACGGCCAACGCCGCAAAAAGCCGACCGATTACGGTACGCAGCTTTTTGCCAAGCAGAAATTGAAAGGTTACTACGGCAATATCGGTGAGAAACGCTTCCGCCGCTATTACGATGAAGCAGGCCGCCGCAAGGGTGATACCAGTGCGAACCTGATCGAGCTTTTGGAGCGCCGTCTGGACGCAGTTGTTTACCGCATGAAATTCGTCCCGACGGTTTTCGCGGCACGCCAGTTTGTCAATCACTGCCATGTGCTGGTGAACGGCAAGCGCGTTAATATTCCGTCCTATTCCGTTAATGACGGTGACGTGATTGAAGTACGCGAAAAATCCCGCCAGATTCCGATGGTTCTGCAGGGCATTGATTCGCCCGAGCGTGACGTTCCGGAATATCTGGAAGTGGATCACAAAGCGATGAAGGGTAAATTCCTGCGCGCACCGTCTTTGGACGAAGTTCCGTATCCTGTTCGCATGGAACCGAACCTCGTGATCGAGTTTTACTCTCGTTAA
- a CDS encoding replication-associated recombination protein A has translation MSQNLFEASDLSQDINAPLAERLRPRKLEDVVGQDHLFADGGPLSGLLQGKPCPSMVLWGPPGCGKTTLARLLAGHVDLHFEPLSAIFSGIADLKKIFAEARNRRETGTGTLLFVDEIHRFNKSQQDAFLPYVEDGTIVLVGATTENPSFELNAALLSRCQVLVLHRLDEAALEKILCRAEETEQQKLPLDDAARLHLKAMADGDGRFLLNMAEHLLSLDSKKQMDTAALTKILNRRAPLYDKGQDSHYNLISALHKAVRGSDADAALYWLCRMLDGGEDPHYVARRVLRMAVEDIGLADPQAQSVALHAWQVYERVGSPEGELALAEAVVYMATAPKSNAIYSAYKSAMRAAKETGSLMPPKHILNAPTGLMKELGYGANYAYDHDAPDAFSGQNYFPDEMARQNFYTPVERGFEREIKKRLDYWAKLRQDKKA, from the coding sequence ATGAGTCAAAACCTGTTTGAAGCCAGCGATCTGTCGCAGGATATCAATGCCCCGCTTGCCGAGCGTTTGCGCCCGCGCAAACTGGAAGATGTGGTCGGGCAGGATCATCTTTTTGCCGATGGCGGGCCGCTTTCCGGCCTTCTTCAGGGTAAGCCCTGCCCGTCAATGGTGCTGTGGGGACCGCCGGGTTGCGGAAAAACCACGCTAGCGCGCTTACTGGCCGGGCATGTTGATCTGCATTTCGAACCGCTTTCCGCGATTTTCTCCGGTATTGCCGATTTAAAGAAAATCTTTGCCGAAGCCCGCAACCGCCGTGAAACAGGCACAGGCACATTGCTGTTCGTCGATGAAATCCACCGTTTCAACAAATCACAGCAGGATGCGTTCCTGCCTTATGTCGAAGACGGCACCATCGTACTGGTCGGCGCAACCACGGAAAACCCGTCCTTTGAATTAAACGCGGCGCTGCTGTCGCGTTGTCAGGTGCTGGTGCTGCACCGGCTGGACGAGGCCGCGCTGGAGAAAATCCTATGCCGCGCCGAAGAAACGGAACAGCAAAAACTGCCGCTGGATGATGCCGCGCGTCTGCACCTGAAAGCGATGGCGGATGGTGACGGACGTTTCCTGCTGAATATGGCGGAACATCTGCTGTCGCTGGACAGCAAGAAACAGATGGATACCGCCGCACTGACCAAAATCCTGAACCGTCGCGCCCCGCTTTACGACAAGGGGCAGGACAGTCATTACAATCTGATCAGCGCCTTGCACAAAGCCGTGCGCGGCTCGGATGCCGATGCCGCCCTGTACTGGTTGTGCCGGATGCTTGATGGCGGTGAAGACCCGCATTACGTTGCCCGTCGTGTGCTGCGCATGGCGGTCGAGGATATCGGCCTTGCCGATCCGCAGGCGCAAAGCGTTGCGCTGCATGCCTGGCAGGTTTATGAACGTGTCGGCTCCCCCGAAGGAGAACTGGCGCTGGCCGAAGCTGTGGTCTATATGGCCACCGCACCGAAATCCAACGCCATTTACAGCGCCTATAAATCCGCGATGCGCGCAGCAAAGGAAACCGGCTCACTGATGCCGCCCAAACATATTCTGAATGCGCCGACCGGTTTGATGAAAGAGCTTGGTTACGGCGCAAATTACGCCTATGACCATGACGCACCCGATGCGTTTTCAGGTCAAAATTACTTTCCCGATGAAATGGCGCGGCAAAATTTTTATACGCCGGTCGAACGCGGCTTCGAGCGTGAAATCAAAAAACGTCTCGATTACTGGGCCAAGCTGCGTCAGGACAAGAAAGCGTAA
- the glpK gene encoding glycerol kinase GlpK has translation MKDYILAIDQGTTSTRAVLFNRDAQAVSFAQKELKLVYPQNGWVEQDPHDIWRDTKSVCRKAIDSAEISPEEIAAIGVTNQRETVVLWNKHDGTLIGPAIVWQDRRTADYCRELKAEGHEETFRNKTGLLLDPYFSGTKLSWLLNTVEGAREAAERGDLLCGTVDTYILWRMTGATAHVTDATNASRTLLYNIVEGCWDDELLKILNLPRKMFPEVKDSSGLFGMSAEKFLGIQIPVTGIAGDQQAAFVGQACFDEGMMKSTYGTGCFALMNIGGKFRTSKHKLLTTIAYQLDGKVTYALEGSIFIAGAAVQWLRDGLQIIAHAAKSEEIAKRIPHNGGVYMVPAFTGLGAPYWDPDARGAIFGVTRDTTLDHIVRAALEAQAYQTCDLMGAMLEDSGTDITEIRVDGGMVENNWMCQFLADMTNCDVNRPQVIETTALGAAYLAGLAVGFYESPAQIARNWRLSRSFKPRMDDKERQELYAGWKDAISRILTQR, from the coding sequence ATGAAAGATTACATTCTCGCCATTGATCAGGGGACAACCAGCACACGTGCGGTTCTTTTTAACCGTGATGCGCAGGCTGTGTCTTTCGCGCAAAAAGAATTGAAACTTGTTTATCCGCAAAACGGCTGGGTGGAACAGGACCCGCATGATATCTGGCGTGATACCAAATCCGTCTGTCGCAAGGCAATTGATTCCGCAGAGATATCTCCGGAAGAAATCGCCGCCATCGGCGTGACCAACCAGCGCGAGACGGTGGTGCTGTGGAACAAACATGACGGCACGCTGATCGGTCCGGCAATTGTCTGGCAAGACAGGCGCACCGCGGATTATTGCCGCGAGCTGAAGGCGGAGGGACATGAAGAGACTTTCCGGAACAAAACCGGTTTGCTGCTGGATCCGTATTTTTCCGGCACAAAGCTGAGCTGGCTGCTGAATACGGTGGAGGGCGCACGCGAAGCGGCGGAGCGCGGCGATTTACTGTGCGGAACAGTCGATACCTATATCTTGTGGCGGATGACAGGCGCAACGGCGCATGTCACCGATGCCACAAATGCCTCGCGCACATTGCTGTATAATATCGTGGAAGGCTGTTGGGATGACGAGCTGCTGAAAATTTTGAATCTGCCGCGCAAGATGTTCCCCGAAGTAAAAGACAGCAGCGGGCTGTTCGGCATGTCGGCAGAGAAGTTTCTTGGTATCCAGATACCGGTGACCGGTATTGCCGGCGACCAGCAAGCCGCATTTGTCGGGCAGGCATGTTTTGACGAAGGCATGATGAAAAGCACCTATGGCACGGGGTGTTTTGCGTTGATGAATATCGGCGGTAAATTCCGCACCTCCAAACATAAATTGCTGACAACGATTGCCTATCAGCTGGATGGCAAAGTAACTTATGCGCTGGAAGGGTCAATCTTTATCGCCGGCGCGGCGGTGCAGTGGCTGCGCGACGGCTTGCAGATTATCGCCCATGCCGCGAAAAGCGAGGAAATTGCCAAACGCATTCCGCATAACGGCGGCGTTTACATGGTGCCGGCCTTTACCGGACTGGGCGCGCCGTATTGGGACCCCGATGCGCGCGGCGCAATTTTCGGCGTCACGCGCGATACGACGCTGGATCATATCGTCCGTGCGGCGCTGGAGGCGCAGGCCTATCAAACCTGTGACCTGATGGGCGCGATGCTGGAAGATAGCGGCACGGATATAACGGAAATCCGTGTCGATGGCGGCATGGTGGAAAATAACTGGATGTGCCAGTTTCTGGCGGATATGACGAATTGCGATGTTAACCGCCCGCAGGTGATTGAAACCACGGCGCTGGGCGCGGCCTATCTGGCGGGGCTGGCGGTCGGGTTTTACGAGTCACCGGCACAGATCGCCAGAAACTGGCGACTGTCGCGCAGCTTTAAACCGCGTATGGATGACAAGGAACGGCAAGAACTGTATGCCGGCTGGAAAGACGCCATATCCCGGATTCTAACACAGCGGTAA
- the glpD gene encoding glycerol-3-phosphate dehydrogenase: MLRSRDNLQKITRTKNDPVYRCDVLVVGGGINGAGIAHDLAGRGLSVVLCEKNDWGSATSSASSKLIHGGLRYLEQYEFGLVRSSLIEREILYRLAPHLIKPLRFVLPHDKSLRPKWMIRAGLFLYDHLGGRQRHNVFEKSYMLPLTDHPLHETYKTGFVYTDCWVDDARLVLTNVMAAHEKGAVVLSRTECRGLEADKKAGLWKAALFHKEPGDARGKSHEIEARCVVNAAGPWVESFLPATVKGFKPHYHVRLVKGSHIVVPRLYNGAHAYILQNKDGRIIFVIPYENDYTLIGTTDVAYEGDPAQVKITKEEISYLCDAVGRYFTTPVIPEEVVWSYSGVRPLLDDGTQNASEVTRDYKLDLAHHKSCPLLSVYGGKLTTYRKLSEQVADLLKEEIFPDAGAAWTAETVLPGADFSPVANLETFLKTLRREYHWLSAEAAEQYVRRYGSRVREIFKNCHHENDMGAYFGAGLYANEIDYMMDFEDAQTAEDILWRRSKCGLHGDPDMFEKLERYIAEKRAGE, from the coding sequence ATGTTGCGCAGCCGGGATAATCTTCAAAAAATCACCCGCACCAAAAACGACCCGGTCTATCGTTGTGATGTGCTGGTTGTCGGCGGCGGTATTAACGGTGCCGGTATTGCCCATGACCTTGCCGGACGCGGGTTATCTGTTGTGTTATGCGAAAAGAATGACTGGGGCAGCGCCACATCTTCCGCCAGCAGTAAATTGATTCATGGCGGATTACGTTATCTGGAACAATATGAATTCGGGCTTGTCCGTTCCTCGTTAATTGAGAGAGAAATCCTTTACCGTCTAGCACCTCATTTGATTAAACCGCTGCGTTTCGTGCTGCCGCATGATAAATCATTGCGCCCGAAATGGATGATCCGTGCCGGATTGTTTCTGTATGACCATCTGGGCGGGCGGCAACGGCATAATGTGTTTGAGAAATCCTATATGCTGCCGCTCACCGATCACCCGCTGCATGAAACCTATAAAACCGGCTTTGTTTATACCGATTGTTGGGTTGATGACGCGCGGCTGGTATTGACCAATGTTATGGCGGCGCATGAAAAAGGCGCGGTTGTTCTGTCACGTACGGAGTGCCGCGGGCTGGAGGCGGATAAAAAAGCAGGGCTGTGGAAGGCGGCGCTGTTTCATAAGGAGCCCGGCGATGCGCGGGGGAAAAGCCACGAAATCGAAGCGCGCTGTGTTGTGAATGCGGCAGGACCGTGGGTGGAAAGCTTTTTGCCGGCAACCGTCAAAGGTTTCAAACCCCATTACCATGTGCGTCTCGTCAAGGGCAGTCATATCGTTGTACCGCGTCTTTATAATGGTGCGCATGCCTATATTTTGCAAAATAAGGACGGGCGCATCATTTTTGTTATCCCGTATGAAAATGATTATACGCTGATCGGCACAACCGATGTCGCTTATGAAGGCGATCCCGCACAGGTTAAAATTACGAAAGAGGAAATATCATATCTCTGTGATGCGGTTGGCCGCTATTTCACGACACCCGTCATTCCGGAGGAAGTCGTCTGGAGCTATAGCGGTGTGCGCCCGCTGCTGGATGACGGCACGCAGAATGCTTCGGAGGTAACGCGCGATTACAAGCTTGATCTGGCGCATCATAAATCCTGTCCGTTGCTGTCCGTTTATGGCGGCAAATTGACGACCTATCGCAAATTATCGGAACAGGTTGCCGATTTGCTGAAAGAGGAAATTTTCCCTGATGCGGGTGCTGCATGGACTGCGGAGACCGTACTGCCCGGCGCGGATTTTTCGCCTGTTGCCAATCTGGAAACATTTTTGAAAACGCTGCGCCGTGAATATCACTGGCTGTCTGCTGAGGCAGCGGAGCAATATGTGCGGCGCTATGGCAGCCGCGTGCGTGAAATTTTCAAGAATTGTCACCATGAAAATGATATGGGGGCATATTTCGGCGCGGGTCTTTACGCAAATGAAATTGACTATATGATGGATTTCGAAGATGCGCAGACCGCAGAGGATATTCTGTGGCGGCGGTCAAAATGCGGATTGCACGGCGATCCGGATATGTTTGAAAAACTGGAGCGCTATATTGCCGAGAAAAGGGCAGGTGAATAA
- a CDS encoding DUF3307 domain-containing protein has translation MTYLGILILYLVFRAKQMICDFVLQSTYMVTHKHKAWREGAAKALFQHCAIHAVFTLAIVLYYAPQLWWLSLFDFALHAGIDRLKGVLTQKAGWTYNDHKFWVVFGLDQEAHNLSHLLYLVLIVATIGITA, from the coding sequence ATGACCTATCTTGGTATTCTTATTCTGTATCTGGTATTCCGCGCAAAACAGATGATTTGCGATTTTGTTTTGCAAAGTACCTATATGGTGACCCATAAGCATAAAGCATGGCGCGAAGGTGCGGCCAAGGCGCTGTTCCAGCATTGCGCTATTCACGCAGTTTTTACGCTTGCGATCGTTCTTTATTATGCGCCGCAATTGTGGTGGCTCAGCCTGTTTGATTTTGCCCTGCATGCAGGCATTGACCGCCTGAAAGGCGTACTGACCCAAAAAGCCGGCTGGACTTATAATGATCATAAGTTTTGGGTTGTTTTCGGCCTTGATCAGGAAGCGCATAATCTTTCTCACCTCCTGTATCTTGTTCTGATTGTTGCAACAATCGGTATCACTGCATAA
- a CDS encoding EAL domain-containing protein yields the protein MSTYETGAIKSLKAGDLLMQEGESGDCAYIIETGSVEILIDRDGVPQVIGTRGAGALLGEMAMIDDQPRTASVRAIEDCSVLVISREDFARRTESADPILRMVTKVILTRYRDMLGRSQLIVTPPDADLADPADLETDQELRDLAVNTIKIYHELKHALENNELQLYYQPIVDLETCRIAGFEALARWIHPEKGMISPGVFIPVAEESGLIVEISRWALDESCKAVKQLEPFSDGGAPLFVSVNFSVHDFSDQDFLHHVTTIMEKNGTDPAHIHLEITESLLMEKPHVAKEALEKCRDYGFEISIDDFGTGYSSLSYLHSFPIDTLKIDQSFIRSMLAQHSSLQLVKSIISLAKNLEMRVIAEGIEHPEEAAALRELDCEYCQGFWFAKPQPLEEAAALLQNWTPPSYQADKAAGGK from the coding sequence ATGTCCACTTACGAGACCGGCGCAATCAAATCATTAAAGGCGGGCGACCTTCTTATGCAGGAAGGCGAAAGCGGCGATTGCGCTTATATCATTGAGACCGGCAGCGTCGAAATTCTGATTGACCGCGATGGCGTGCCGCAGGTTATCGGCACGCGCGGTGCCGGCGCATTGCTGGGCGAAATGGCAATGATTGACGACCAGCCGCGCACGGCTTCGGTGCGCGCTATTGAGGATTGCAGCGTACTCGTCATTTCACGCGAAGATTTCGCCAGGCGGACGGAATCCGCCGATCCTATTCTGCGCATGGTGACAAAAGTCATACTGACGCGTTACCGCGATATGCTGGGGCGCTCCCAACTTATCGTTACCCCGCCTGATGCGGATTTAGCCGATCCTGCGGATCTGGAAACGGATCAGGAACTGCGCGATCTGGCCGTCAACACCATTAAAATTTATCATGAGCTGAAACACGCTCTGGAAAACAACGAATTACAGCTTTATTACCAGCCGATTGTCGATCTTGAAACCTGCCGTATCGCAGGTTTTGAGGCTCTGGCCCGCTGGATTCACCCGGAAAAGGGCATGATATCCCCCGGCGTTTTTATTCCCGTTGCGGAGGAAAGCGGGCTGATTGTTGAAATATCGCGCTGGGCGCTGGATGAATCCTGCAAAGCCGTCAAACAGTTAGAACCTTTCAGTGACGGCGGTGCACCGCTGTTTGTCAGCGTCAATTTTTCCGTCCATGATTTTTCCGATCAGGACTTTCTGCACCATGTCACCACAATCATGGAGAAAAACGGCACAGACCCCGCACATATCCATCTGGAGATTACCGAAAGCCTGCTGATGGAAAAGCCGCATGTGGCAAAAGAGGCATTGGAAAAATGCCGCGACTACGGGTTTGAAATCTCCATTGACGATTTCGGCACGGGATATTCTTCTTTGAGTTATCTGCACTCCTTCCCGATTGATACGCTGAAAATTGATCAGAGCTTTATCCGCTCCATGCTGGCACAGCACAGCAGTTTACAGCTTGTGAAGTCCATTATTTCTCTGGCGAAAAATCTGGAAATGCGCGTCATTGCCGAAGGTATTGAACATCCGGAGGAAGCCGCGGCGTTGCGTGAACTGGACTGCGAATACTGTCAGGGTTTCTGGTTTGCCAAACCGCAGCCGCTGGAGGAAGCCGCCGCGCTTTTGCAAAACTGGACACCGCCCTCCTATCAGGCGGATAAAGCCGCAGGGGGCAAATAG